In Ignavibacteria bacterium, the sequence TGTACAGCGGCTAAAGGATTTTCAAGATCGCGCTCGCCTGAATAGCGTTTATCGCCTTCAAGCCATTTGGCTTCACTGCCCCAGTAAACATCCTGGTCGGGTTCCCATACATCTTCTCTGCCGCCGGCAAAACCGAAGGTTTTGAATCCCATTGATTCCAGCGCAACGTTGCCTGTTAATATCATCAGGTCAGCCCATGAAATTTTCTGTCCGTATTTCTGTTTAACAGGCCAAAGCAGCCTGCGCGCTTTATCAAGATTGGCGTTATCAGGCCAGCTGTTAAGCGGTGCAAAACGCTGCTGTCCCTGCCCGGCTCCGCCGCGGCCATCACCCACGCGGTATGTGCCTGCTGAGTGCCATGCCATTCTGATAAACAGGGGACCGTAATGACCGAAATCTGCCGGCCACCAGTCCTGTGAATCTGTCATAAGCTTTTTCAGGTCCTCTTTTATTGCCTGGTAATCAAGGCTCTTAAAAGCTTCGGGGTAGTTGAAATCCTTACCCATTGGGTCAGAGAGCTCTGAGTGCTGGCGCAGAATATTCAGCTTTAGCTGGTTTGGCCACCAGTCGCTGTTTTTGGTTCCGCCGCCGGCGAAACCATGCCCTGCAACAGGGCATTTGCCGTTTCCATTATTGTTACTCATAATATAGAATAGATTATAGTTTAGAGATATTAGTTCTGAGAAAAATTGTACAAAACGGCAAACGTATGCCGTAAATTATACAGGCTAAAATGTTAGTGAAATATGATTAAAATTAATTGATTAAATAAAAATATTAAAGGTAAAAATTATAACGGGTTACCGGTGATTATTGTTTCAGATGAGGATATATAGGAAAATAAAAACCACTAATTACACAAATTACCCGAATTGGTACTAATTTTTGGCGGAGTCTTTTACTGGAGACTTTGCGATATCAGGGAATACTCTGTGAGGCGTTTTTTGCCGAAGCAGTCTTATAAAAACGTGTTTAATAACGATTCCCAAACCGGAGTTTGGGAATCAGAAGTAAATTAATTTACTTCAACCGAACAAGCTTACCTTTTCGTTTAACTATATTTTTGTAATCCCATTGAATATCGCGCGCTTTTTTCAGCCATCGTTTAAGATGAGTAACCTTAATTTCATCAGGGGATGTGTACCTGATCTCAGCAGCTTTAAATGAGCCTTCATTTTTTAATATGGGCTCTTCAAATGACTGGCCGCTCCAGAATAAAAGCCTGACGCTGTCTTTCAGCTTGTGGTAACCAACCACGGGATTTCCTCCTATGAACCAAACCGGATGTGCATGCCAGATTTTACTTTCCGTGTCTTTTAGATTTTTATCGATTTGAGCAGCGAGTAAATTACAGATCTTTTTATCTGTGGATTTTTGTAAGTTATTGTAAGCCTTAATATCTTTATTTATCATGGTATTTGCATTGATTTATCCGGCATTATCATATGCTTTTTTAAGCCATTCAAAAACTTCTTTATCAATATCCTTGATATCAGATATATTGATCTTATGGCTGCACATTGAGCTTGTGCTTTTAATTTCTTCAAGCTTTCCTTTTGCAGGCTGACCTTTAAGGTTTATTCCGACTTCAAATCTGGTTTTAGTGGCCGGTTGAAGAATTGCAAACTGTTTTTTACGCCGCAGGCTGACGTAGGCATTCTTAGGAGCAATTTCAATATCTTTCCCGAATTTATTTATCTGTTCCATCAGTTTTTCGTAAACCGGAATAAAATGCTCTTTGCCTTTGTATTGGGCATCGATAAGTGAATCCTTATTTTCGGCAGAGCCTGCATCTGATCCTTTTGATTTGTGAGCAATAAGATTAGCATAACCATGTGTCAACTTATGCTTCTCTTTTAGGAATTTGATCATTTCACCGTGTTTTTCAATTTTTTCTTTCTGGACTATTTTCACCCATTCATCCAGGGATCTGCCGGTATTCTTTTGCAGATTTTCTATCATTGTTAATGTTGCTTTATCTACATCCATAGACTATTACTTAAATTGGTTAGTAATTCTGACAATTTACCAACTAATATTTATTAAATAAATATATTGATAATTCTTTATGAAAAATTTTAATAAATCTTTAAAAATATTTTAAATTTTGGGAACTATTACCATAGATATGTGTTACAACACATAACAATAAACTAATTTTTGTTCAACTAATCATTATAACCATGAAAAAAATCTCTCAAATTATTGTTTTATTGGCATTTGTTTTCACAGTTAACCTCTCAGCGCAGACGGTTTGGAAGCAGGATCCAAATCATTCTAAGCTCGGATTCACAGTTACGCATCTTTCCATTGCGGATGTTACAGGATATTTCACAAAGTTTGATGTCAATGTAACATCAAGCCAGGCTGATTTCAGTGATGCGGTTATTGAACTAACCGCGGATATCAATTCAGTTAATACCGGTATAGAAGCGCGCGATAATCATTTAAGAACCGCTGATTTTTTTGATGCATCTACATATCCGACAATGACTTTCAAAAGCACATCGATAGAAAAAACAGGGGATAAACAGTACAAGCTGAAAGGAAACCTGACAATGCACGGAGTTACAAAGGAAATTACCGTTGATCTTATTCACCGCGGAACAATTCAGAACCCGATGGCGAACAATGCTGATGTTGCCGGGCTGCAGATATTAGGCACACTTAAAAGATCTGATTTTAACATCGGCCCCAACTTCCCTGAATTTGCAATAAGCGATGAAGTAAGGATAAAAGCTGATGGCGAGTTTTCAAAAAAATAAGCCGTTGCCGAACAAATAAGTATAAAACTATAAGATATTCAAATAACCCGCTTTACAGCGGGTTTTTTTATTGACTTAAATCAAATGTATTTACCTGAATGTTAGTTATTTTTGTATATAAATAAATACAAATTATATGAGTGAACTTAACAAAAATTCTGAAAAGATAAATTTATTTTCAACTGCACAATACCAGCAAGGGGCAGTAGTAAGCAAAGTATTGCTTAAGAAAAGATCAGGCAACATAACGCTGTTTGCATTTGATAAAGGCGAAGGTCTAAGCGAACATACAGCGCCTTTTGACGCTTATGTTCATGTATTAGATGGCGAAGTGGAAGTGATAATTTCAGGTAACCAAAATATTCTTCAGGCTGGTGATGCGATAATTATGCCGGCAGGGGAACCGCATTCGCTAAAAGCTATCACGGCATTTAAAATGGTGCTTGTTATGATTAAATCAGAATGATAAAAAAATTTAACTACGAATTTCACAAATTTCCCGAATTTGATTAGTTAGTTTTGGAGTCAATTAAAATAGTAGTTGGAAAAACGGGATTCCACAATTAAACTAATAATGAGGTAAATAAAAAAACCTGTA encodes:
- a CDS encoding YceI family protein; the protein is MKKISQIIVLLAFVFTVNLSAQTVWKQDPNHSKLGFTVTHLSIADVTGYFTKFDVNVTSSQADFSDAVIELTADINSVNTGIEARDNHLRTADFFDASTYPTMTFKSTSIEKTGDKQYKLKGNLTMHGVTKEITVDLIHRGTIQNPMANNADVAGLQILGTLKRSDFNIGPNFPEFAISDEVRIKADGEFSKK
- a CDS encoding DUF4287 domain-containing protein, with translation MDVDKATLTMIENLQKNTGRSLDEWVKIVQKEKIEKHGEMIKFLKEKHKLTHGYANLIAHKSKGSDAGSAENKDSLIDAQYKGKEHFIPVYEKLMEQINKFGKDIEIAPKNAYVSLRRKKQFAILQPATKTRFEVGINLKGQPAKGKLEEIKSTSSMCSHKINISDIKDIDKEVFEWLKKAYDNAG
- a CDS encoding DUF1801 domain-containing protein — encoded protein: MNKDIKAYNNLQKSTDKKICNLLAAQIDKNLKDTESKIWHAHPVWFIGGNPVVGYHKLKDSVRLLFWSGQSFEEPILKNEGSFKAAEIRYTSPDEIKVTHLKRWLKKARDIQWDYKNIVKRKGKLVRLK
- a CDS encoding cupin domain-containing protein, with the translated sequence MSELNKNSEKINLFSTAQYQQGAVVSKVLLKKRSGNITLFAFDKGEGLSEHTAPFDAYVHVLDGEVEVIISGNQNILQAGDAIIMPAGEPHSLKAITAFKMVLVMIKSE